In Malus sylvestris chromosome 15, drMalSylv7.2, whole genome shotgun sequence, a single genomic region encodes these proteins:
- the LOC126605756 gene encoding uncharacterized protein LOC126605756 — protein MSRHYSSAFPSCFRPSTSINRRLPPPSPPPPISGHPNLTTCLYHTDHALFSLTWSRSFLGRSLHLNLLHHSFDSPLPPSLSSPYFHLHIKPFLFWKKHGSKKLSPNILLFWDLSKARFSSGPEPQSGFYIAVVVDNEMTLLVGDLTREAYSKTRARKSETPQIPILKREHVIAKKIYTTKARFGGKLREIRIDCGSNVDPTRLCFSVDGQVVLQIKRLKWKFRGNERIEVDGTPLQISWDVYNWLFESDGCRDDGHAVFMFRFEEDEEIKENNYQLGHLNSWNFGMSGIEWRKMGKSLSSSSVSMSSAGSSGGSSSVMEWASTEESELSGGPAGFSLLVYAWKR, from the coding sequence ATGTCCCGCCACTACTCCTCCGCTTTCCCTTCTTGCTTCCGCCCCTCCACCTCCATCAACCGTCGCCTCCCACCACCGTCTCCGCCGCCTCCCATCTCCGGGCACCCCAACCTCACCACCTGCCTCTACCACACCGACCACGCCCTCTTCTCCCTCACCTGGTCCCGCTCCTTCCTCGGCCGCTCCCTCCACCTCAACCTCCTCCACCACTCCTTCGACTCGCCCCTCCCTCCGTCGCTCTCCTCCCCTTACTTCCACCTACACATCAAGCCCTTTCTCTTCTGGAAGAAGCACGGCTCCAAGAAGCTCTCCCCCAACATTCTCCTCTTCTGGGACCTCTCCAAAGCCCGGTTCAGCTCCGGACCTGAACCCCAATCCGGGTTCTACATCGCCGTCGTCGTCGACAACGAGATGACCCTCCTCGTCGGCGATTTGACCCGCGAAGCCTACTCCAAGACCCGGGCCCGAAAATCCGAGACTCCGCAAATCCCAATCTTGAAAAGAGAGCACGTCATCGCCAAGAAAATCTACACCACTAAGGCCCGGTTCGGCGGTAAATTGCGGGAGATCCGAATCGATTGCGGGTCAAACGTCGACCCGACCCGGCTCTGCTTTAGCGTCGATGGCCAGGTTGTCCTGCAGATAAAGCGGTTGAAGTGGAAATTCAGAGGGAACGAGCGAATCGAAGTCGACGGGACCCCGCTGCAGATCTCGTGGGACGTCTACAACTGGCTTTTCGAGAGCGACGGTTGCCGCGACGACGGCCACGCGGTGTTCATGTTCAGATTCGAAGAAGACGAGGAGATTAAAGAGAACAATTACCAACTGGGTCATCTGAATTCGTGGAATTTCGGGATGAGCGGGATTGAGTGGCGGAAGATGGGGAAGAGCTTGTCTTCTTCGTCGGTTTCGATGTCGTCGGCGGGGTCTTCCGGTGGAAGTTCGTCGGTAATGGAGTGGGCGAGCACGGAGGAGAGCGAGCTCAGCGGCGGTCCTGCTGGGTTTTCTTTGCTGGTTTATGCCTGGAAAAGGTga